From a single Phycisphaeraceae bacterium genomic region:
- a CDS encoding PA0069 family radical SAM protein, whose protein sequence is MAKKWYDNPEGRQEVGEYRDALPTGPVRGRGAALNPGNRFETVRLHVLGEHLDEIVTQDPHHAGQQLVTQVLYDTTKSIINHVDPKVSPDVGFEWTVNPYRGCEHGCIYCFARPYHEYLGFSVGIDFETRILCKPDAPEILEKELADRKWKGDPLVMSVVTDAYQPVEAKLRITRRCLEVMTRCRQPVSTVTKSRLILRDLDLIEELAGFNAYRAAVSITTLDSKLAAKMEPRASSPADRLHAVRELSRIGVPVTVMVAPIIPALTDREIPNILEAAKDAGATHAGYTLLRLPWQVKALFIEWLHRCFPDRAGHVEGLIRGARRGKLYDATPGVRMKGEGPIADQIGSMFRMFRKRYGLDQPHQPLNHAAFRRPNPGGQMELFS, encoded by the coding sequence ATGGCGAAGAAGTGGTACGACAATCCGGAGGGCAGGCAAGAGGTCGGCGAATATCGTGACGCATTACCCACTGGACCGGTCCGCGGCCGCGGTGCCGCTCTCAATCCCGGCAATCGGTTCGAGACGGTGCGCCTGCATGTGCTTGGTGAGCATCTGGACGAGATCGTCACGCAAGATCCGCATCATGCTGGACAGCAGTTGGTCACACAAGTTCTGTACGACACGACCAAATCAATCATCAATCACGTAGATCCCAAAGTCAGCCCGGACGTGGGATTTGAGTGGACGGTTAATCCGTATCGCGGTTGCGAGCACGGATGTATTTATTGTTTTGCACGGCCGTACCATGAGTACCTGGGGTTTTCCGTTGGTATTGATTTCGAAACCCGGATTCTCTGCAAGCCCGATGCGCCGGAAATACTGGAGAAGGAATTGGCGGATCGAAAATGGAAGGGCGACCCGCTTGTGATGTCAGTCGTAACCGATGCGTATCAGCCGGTCGAAGCCAAATTGCGAATCACTCGACGATGTCTGGAAGTGATGACCAGGTGTCGACAGCCGGTATCGACAGTAACGAAAAGCCGGCTCATCCTTCGTGATCTTGATTTGATCGAAGAGCTGGCCGGTTTCAATGCGTATCGAGCAGCGGTCAGCATTACGACACTGGACTCGAAACTCGCGGCGAAGATGGAGCCACGGGCCAGCTCTCCTGCTGATCGGTTGCATGCGGTGCGCGAACTCTCCCGGATCGGTGTGCCGGTGACGGTGATGGTCGCACCGATCATTCCCGCGTTGACGGATCGTGAGATACCCAACATTCTCGAAGCGGCGAAGGACGCCGGCGCGACCCATGCGGGTTATACATTGCTCCGACTGCCATGGCAGGTCAAGGCCCTTTTTATCGAGTGGCTTCATCGCTGCTTTCCCGACCGGGCGGGACACGTCGAAGGTCTGATTCGTGGTGCTCGCCGCGGCAAACTTTACGATGCGACTCCCGGTGTGCGCATGAAAGGTGAAGGACCAATCGCGGACCAGATCGGGAGCATGTTCCGGATGTTTCGCAAGCGATACGGTCTCGATCAACCACATCAGCCCTTGAACCATGCTGCATTTCGGCGGCCAAACCCGGGCGGGCAGATGGAACTTTTTAGCTGA
- a CDS encoding ATP-dependent Clp protease ATP-binding subunit, translating into MFERFTDRARKVMALANQEAQRFNHEYIGTEHILLGLVKEGSGVGANVLKNLEVDLRKVRLEVEKLVKSGPDMVTMGKLPQTPRAKKVIEYAIEEARNLNHNYVGTEHLLLGLLREHEGVAAQVLMNLGLKLEEVREEVLNLLGAGADSEESAAKGGTPASPGEGGNPKASKSKTPALDSFGRDLTQLAEEGTLDPVIGRANEIERLIQILCRRTKNNPVLLGEAGVGKTAIVEGLAQKIVSKDVPEILADRRIVVLDLAMMVAGTKYRGQFEERIKAVMNEVRRAKNVLLFIDELHTLVGAGGAEGAIDASNVLKPALSRGEIQCIGATTLDEYRKYIEKDGALERRFQTIVVEPPNKEDTIAILKGLRDRYEAHHRVQITDGAIRSAVELSERYISSRVQPDKSIDVIDEGGARIRLKSMSKPPNMAELEEQIERLSIEKDEAVRAADYERAAQLRDEAENLRRKKEQIQLDWRNRAKEVDGVVDEEVVAEVVSKMTGIPLTRLEKKETERLLKLEDELHKRVVSQEEAVKSISKAIRRARSGLKDPRRPMGSFIFIGPSGVGKTLLSKSLAEFMFGDEEALIRIDMSEYMEKHNVSRLIGAPPGYVGYEEGGQLTERIRRRPYSVVLLDEIEKAHPDVFNMLLQIMEEGQLTDSFGRHVDFRNVVLIMTSNIGADLIKNKGGFGFTKPSEEADYQKMKKTLNSEIERYFRPEFINRLDDVIVFRPLNRNDLVGIVEYELKKVRGRLKDRGMTLELDEKAKDFLIEKGYNPDFGARPLRRAIEQHVEDPLSESILRGEFREGQAIHVTREDGAEALKLSATGGEPGKDKDAEPVKAAAEST; encoded by the coding sequence ATGTTTGAGCGGTTTACAGATCGCGCCCGAAAAGTGATGGCCTTGGCCAATCAGGAAGCCCAACGCTTCAACCATGAGTACATCGGTACCGAACACATCCTGCTCGGTCTCGTTAAAGAAGGCTCCGGTGTTGGTGCTAATGTTCTCAAGAACCTCGAAGTGGACCTCCGCAAAGTTCGCCTTGAAGTTGAGAAACTCGTCAAGAGCGGTCCCGACATGGTCACCATGGGCAAGCTCCCGCAGACCCCGCGCGCTAAGAAGGTCATTGAGTACGCCATCGAAGAAGCGCGTAATCTCAACCATAACTATGTCGGTACGGAACACCTGTTGTTAGGTTTGCTGCGCGAACATGAAGGTGTGGCGGCCCAGGTGCTCATGAATCTGGGATTGAAGCTCGAAGAGGTCCGCGAGGAAGTGCTCAACCTCCTCGGAGCCGGGGCGGATTCGGAAGAGTCTGCCGCCAAAGGCGGGACGCCCGCTTCTCCCGGCGAAGGTGGAAATCCCAAAGCCTCCAAGAGCAAGACTCCGGCCCTCGACAGCTTTGGCCGTGACCTGACGCAATTGGCGGAGGAAGGTACGCTCGACCCGGTGATCGGCCGCGCGAATGAAATCGAACGGCTGATTCAGATCCTTTGCCGTCGTACCAAGAACAATCCCGTGTTGCTGGGTGAAGCCGGTGTCGGCAAGACGGCCATTGTCGAGGGGCTGGCTCAGAAAATCGTCAGCAAGGATGTACCGGAGATCCTCGCGGATCGTCGCATCGTCGTGCTTGACCTGGCGATGATGGTTGCGGGAACTAAATATCGCGGCCAGTTTGAGGAGCGCATCAAGGCGGTCATGAACGAAGTCCGCCGCGCCAAGAACGTATTGCTTTTCATCGATGAACTGCACACGCTTGTCGGTGCTGGTGGGGCTGAGGGTGCGATCGACGCATCCAATGTTCTCAAGCCCGCTCTTTCCCGCGGTGAAATCCAGTGCATCGGCGCGACGACCCTTGACGAGTATCGCAAGTACATTGAAAAGGACGGCGCGCTGGAACGCCGGTTCCAGACCATCGTGGTCGAACCGCCGAACAAGGAAGACACGATCGCCATTCTCAAGGGTTTGCGCGATCGTTACGAAGCTCACCATCGCGTGCAGATCACAGACGGTGCGATCCGCTCCGCGGTCGAGTTGTCGGAGCGGTACATCTCCTCGCGCGTGCAGCCGGACAAGTCGATTGACGTGATCGACGAAGGCGGTGCCCGCATCCGGCTCAAGAGCATGAGCAAGCCGCCGAATATGGCTGAGCTTGAGGAGCAGATCGAGCGGTTGTCGATCGAAAAAGACGAAGCGGTCAGAGCTGCCGACTACGAACGGGCCGCCCAGCTCCGCGATGAAGCGGAAAACCTTCGTCGTAAAAAAGAACAGATCCAATTGGATTGGCGCAACCGGGCGAAGGAAGTGGACGGCGTGGTTGACGAGGAAGTCGTCGCGGAAGTTGTCAGCAAGATGACCGGTATTCCGCTCACCCGGCTGGAAAAGAAGGAGACCGAGCGTCTGCTCAAGCTCGAAGATGAGCTGCATAAGCGCGTGGTCAGCCAGGAAGAGGCGGTCAAGTCGATCTCCAAGGCGATTCGCCGGGCGCGTTCGGGTTTGAAGGATCCAAGGCGGCCGATGGGATCGTTCATTTTCATCGGGCCTTCCGGTGTGGGTAAGACGTTGCTCTCCAAGAGTCTTGCGGAGTTCATGTTCGGTGACGAGGAAGCCCTGATTCGCATCGACATGAGCGAATACATGGAGAAGCACAACGTCAGCCGTCTCATCGGTGCGCCTCCCGGCTACGTCGGTTACGAAGAGGGCGGACAACTCACCGAGCGGATCCGTCGTCGGCCATACAGCGTGGTGCTCCTCGATGAGATTGAAAAAGCACACCCTGATGTGTTCAACATGCTGCTTCAGATCATGGAAGAGGGGCAGCTCACCGATTCGTTCGGCAGGCATGTGGACTTCCGTAACGTCGTGCTCATTATGACCAGCAATATCGGTGCGGACCTCATCAAAAACAAAGGCGGCTTCGGTTTCACCAAGCCTTCCGAAGAGGCGGATTATCAGAAGATGAAGAAGACGCTCAATAGCGAAATTGAGCGTTACTTCCGTCCGGAGTTCATCAACCGTCTGGATGACGTGATCGTATTCCGACCGCTGAATCGCAACGACCTTGTGGGTATTGTCGAGTACGAGCTTAAGAAAGTTCGCGGCCGTCTGAAGGACCGCGGCATGACGCTGGAGCTTGATGAGAAAGCCAAGGACTTCCTGATTGAGAAGGGCTACAACCCTGACTTTGGTGCTCGACCGCTGCGTCGCGCGATTGAGCAGCACGTGGAAGATCCGTTGAGCGAATCGATCCTGCGTGGTGAGTTCCGCGAGGGCCAGGCCATTCACGTCACCCGTGAAGACGGTGCTGAAGCTCTCAAGCTCTCCGCAACGGGTGGAGAACCCGGCAAGGATAAGGATGCCGAGCCGGTGAAGGCTGCCGCGGAGAGTACGTAA
- a CDS encoding GGDEF domain-containing protein produces the protein MNQALLERVLKSPRLPSLPTIAIEVIDLVQQKDVNIKQIAHTISHDPALSSKILKTVNSSFYGQAHSISTISHALVILGLNSVKTLALGFSLVPNLRESGGDEFDHVDFWKRSLYSAVAARSLAKHINLVQQEEAFLGGLLQDLGMLAMNQTLGSDYAAILKQVGLEHRKLREAEQLKLQTDHAEIGAALAETWNLPPLLVQPIRYHEDPTGAPEELLPLIRCVVLGGRLADVFTSSNPGPALEGYHQLAQQWFNLNKEMAESLLKGIHENTVEMRRLFDLPTGELVNPDQILARATEALLQISLQTAQQTSQLEQQNKQLVEQATTDSLTGAANRRLFADFMADRFAEVRTGAGPLSVLFLDTDHFKKFNDTYGHQTGDRVLIELAGVLKKSAPKTALVARYGGEEFAVVLPKTDRLTAAKFAETVRKLIQSQTVQSDDGQTLSITASIGVATYDGSFFTRAEQLVKAADQGVYAAKKSGRNCVRVFTPKSDKPHAPTPAQKVA, from the coding sequence ATGAATCAGGCTTTGCTGGAACGTGTACTCAAGTCCCCCAGGCTTCCGAGCCTTCCAACGATCGCCATTGAGGTGATCGATCTGGTTCAACAAAAAGACGTGAATATCAAGCAGATCGCGCACACGATCTCACACGATCCTGCCCTTTCTTCGAAGATTCTGAAAACAGTCAACTCATCCTTTTACGGTCAGGCTCATTCGATCAGCACCATCAGTCATGCGCTGGTCATTCTGGGACTCAATAGTGTCAAGACGCTGGCACTGGGTTTCAGCCTGGTCCCAAACCTCCGCGAGTCCGGCGGAGATGAGTTTGATCACGTGGACTTCTGGAAGCGCAGTCTCTACTCCGCAGTTGCTGCCCGTTCCCTGGCGAAACATATCAACCTCGTTCAGCAGGAGGAGGCATTCCTCGGCGGGTTGCTTCAGGATCTGGGCATGCTCGCCATGAACCAGACCCTGGGCAGTGACTACGCCGCCATCTTGAAGCAGGTTGGTCTGGAGCACCGAAAACTTCGTGAAGCTGAGCAACTCAAGCTCCAGACTGATCACGCGGAGATTGGCGCTGCCTTGGCGGAGACATGGAATCTTCCGCCGCTGCTGGTTCAGCCGATTCGTTATCACGAGGATCCGACTGGTGCGCCGGAAGAACTTCTGCCGCTGATCCGTTGCGTTGTGTTAGGCGGTCGCCTGGCGGATGTTTTCACCAGTTCCAACCCCGGCCCCGCTCTTGAGGGCTACCACCAGTTGGCGCAGCAGTGGTTCAATCTCAACAAAGAGATGGCAGAGTCACTGCTCAAGGGTATCCATGAAAACACAGTCGAGATGCGTCGGCTGTTTGATCTGCCTACGGGTGAGCTGGTCAATCCCGACCAGATTTTAGCCCGTGCGACGGAAGCCCTGTTGCAGATCAGCCTCCAGACAGCGCAGCAGACCTCGCAGTTGGAGCAGCAGAATAAGCAACTGGTGGAGCAGGCCACAACCGATTCGCTCACAGGCGCCGCCAATCGCCGTCTGTTTGCGGACTTCATGGCTGATCGTTTTGCTGAGGTCCGCACCGGCGCGGGGCCGCTGAGCGTGCTCTTCCTCGATACGGATCATTTCAAGAAGTTCAACGACACCTATGGGCATCAGACCGGAGACCGTGTGCTCATTGAGCTTGCAGGTGTCCTCAAGAAGTCTGCGCCCAAGACGGCACTGGTGGCCCGGTATGGCGGCGAGGAGTTCGCTGTTGTCTTGCCCAAGACCGATCGACTTACCGCTGCCAAGTTCGCCGAAACGGTTCGCAAGCTCATCCAATCTCAAACGGTCCAGTCTGACGACGGACAAACTCTCTCCATCACCGCAAGCATCGGCGTGGCGACCTACGATGGCTCGTTCTTCACCCGTGCAGAGCAACTCGTGAAAGCTGCGGATCAGGGGGTGTACGCTGCTAAAAAGTCCGGTCGTAATTGCGTCCGCGTTTTTACCCCAAAGTCGGATAAACCACACGCGCCTACCCCGGCACAAAAAGTCGCCTGA
- a CDS encoding PQQ-binding-like beta-propeller repeat protein, protein MRTLCPLAFLSVVFCVLLSAAVADAQVKMPQLAVYVEDSQAAQDLLDQAKSLIEQKRISEAAAVYRKVMEEYPTKLARTSEKMYADVRRRVLTDVVGNPELLEAYRRLEEPGAQRALAAASLPAPNRAALEAVIGRYLPCPSGLEAGLRLAALYLEAANPDDAAGVLDELASHPDLKSQQSRWEMLQAAVGIFSGDQARYEKHLASLRKLNDTVAIAAVERWSKSVHRPDRDHAINPALQQVDAIVPENLPTALWTIKLPDPFGEGVREAIIRNNGINDPNASPAMHPVPVVHGERILINNGAAVLALDQNSGRLLWSYTRPDTSGAQLNPLIQMTGPLADQRSVLIDDDRVVTVMGFAVPVNMNWQVRSSGTSLVCLRESDGQPLWRVEPGDADPALTNAYFHGTPLADHNRVLVMARRNQGSGFQDAYVVALDSQTGRPIWTRYLSSAIATSRNSSSPLSQMVLSSGRLYISDNLGSVSCLESRNGAVVWLHVMPAQATELDMAFGRPRRGSAWNTPAPLLVEAGLIVASLDVNRPAQLLNPNTGELIRELDGDAWLGANAFFRVKQGILCVGTTVYLLDDRTLEEKWNNRVTGAERSESFRGRAAVTTDRILLPQRDRIVVLNLNDGKTIAQFPTDSPGSLLAIDGQIVVSDSDSLQNHLDWTIALDRLRREIKNNLSDPEPGLSLAAVAITNKQAEAATEGADAALAALRRHHSGVDGDAPQLSDARFQHAFDQLLTFAMMPTDAALRQAMYDRVGSIASTPQQEVAYQIGVAGFLADSSKPEAAVDHYQAVLADTTLSSQLYHRGSVTREAGMEARLRIADLIQANGIKVYAKYEAQAADRLHELQNTADAIQLLEVARQYPLSGSAPSALLAAANVLAAAGDTNSAIVQLRRVYNYGPETNVYAQAIGRLVEIYESTGRTREARFWLEQTRRLNPKLQPIRAGTPIDTATWLEELAAKPSLESPLPVITTPLAQPRVLTGRLLIPTAQLEETWPRDQMLIQTGGKLALLAGPHLAVKWETDVPIAPLTLISMSDGQAILWNGGDGRLTVIDLAAGKPLWPERLARPLLDEVGTDAQRLAQASVEERRIIELANNGPLIIPGRNVPQPADDTFFLRVNDSVICLGDRAGRLVGIERATGRVLWKLLCPMNQLESLEISEDSLVVSGITASGTDAAGGSVIVLDALTGEQRGPTLDDKLPAMWAGMSAEGLVLRVTIGEVVANNVKDANVAWRLKSPEPMGIVVPRSGTTVLFMAEPSGGVSAIQTATGAVIARLSMAQISISARRANGDMRIWSDGSLWHLMTRGAALTLDKNGKTQWRDAVAQPQKQFLRQLVGQNQVVLVSLVDGPAGALAAAPQGRRFIQVGNNGPVLIEQQNPANGGPVQPAGEANGQKGWTYKLYFLNRQTGIITHEQTLGPLRDALDPARSVFLDNALILGTRTAVIIFSGEQKK, encoded by the coding sequence ATGCGGACACTTTGCCCCCTGGCTTTCTTAAGCGTGGTCTTTTGCGTTCTGCTCTCTGCTGCGGTTGCAGATGCGCAGGTCAAGATGCCGCAGCTCGCGGTGTACGTGGAAGACTCACAGGCAGCTCAGGATCTGCTCGACCAAGCTAAATCACTCATTGAGCAAAAGCGTATCAGCGAGGCTGCTGCTGTATATCGCAAAGTCATGGAGGAGTATCCGACCAAGCTCGCACGGACGAGTGAGAAAATGTACGCGGATGTTCGACGGCGGGTGTTGACGGACGTTGTCGGTAACCCTGAGTTACTCGAAGCCTATCGCAGGCTTGAAGAACCCGGTGCGCAGCGCGCCCTTGCCGCTGCCTCGCTGCCTGCACCCAATCGTGCTGCGTTAGAGGCCGTCATTGGCAGGTATCTCCCCTGTCCAAGCGGTCTGGAAGCAGGACTTCGCCTGGCCGCACTCTACCTTGAGGCAGCCAACCCTGACGACGCTGCCGGTGTGCTTGATGAACTGGCCTCGCACCCCGACCTCAAATCGCAGCAGTCCCGGTGGGAAATGCTCCAGGCTGCCGTCGGCATTTTTTCCGGCGATCAAGCTCGGTATGAGAAGCACCTCGCCTCACTTCGCAAACTAAATGACACCGTAGCGATCGCTGCGGTTGAACGCTGGTCGAAATCCGTACACCGTCCCGATCGAGATCATGCGATCAATCCTGCGTTGCAACAGGTGGATGCGATCGTCCCTGAAAACCTCCCCACCGCCTTGTGGACCATCAAGCTTCCCGATCCCTTCGGTGAAGGAGTTCGTGAGGCGATCATCCGTAACAACGGCATCAACGATCCTAATGCCTCGCCGGCGATGCACCCTGTACCTGTCGTTCATGGCGAGCGAATTCTCATCAATAACGGTGCAGCTGTGCTGGCGCTCGATCAAAACTCCGGCCGGCTGCTCTGGTCATACACCCGACCGGATACGTCCGGGGCGCAACTCAACCCGCTGATACAAATGACTGGGCCGTTGGCCGATCAGCGATCCGTCCTCATTGATGACGATCGTGTCGTTACCGTCATGGGGTTTGCGGTTCCGGTGAATATGAACTGGCAGGTCCGCAGCAGCGGCACGTCACTGGTCTGCCTGCGGGAGTCTGACGGTCAACCGCTCTGGCGGGTTGAGCCCGGCGACGCTGATCCGGCACTCACTAACGCCTATTTCCATGGAACGCCTCTTGCCGACCACAATCGCGTCCTTGTAATGGCGAGGCGAAACCAGGGATCAGGGTTTCAAGACGCCTATGTCGTCGCGCTCGACTCACAGACAGGGCGACCTATCTGGACCCGCTACCTCTCCAGCGCGATCGCAACCAGTCGAAATTCGTCCAGTCCCCTGTCACAGATGGTGCTCTCAAGCGGCAGGCTCTACATCTCAGATAATCTCGGCTCGGTCAGTTGTCTCGAAAGTCGAAACGGCGCGGTGGTCTGGCTCCACGTCATGCCTGCGCAGGCGACCGAACTGGATATGGCGTTTGGTCGCCCTCGACGAGGCTCCGCATGGAACACGCCTGCACCGCTCCTGGTCGAAGCCGGATTGATCGTAGCGAGTCTCGACGTTAACCGGCCTGCTCAATTACTCAATCCAAATACCGGCGAACTCATTCGAGAGCTTGACGGCGATGCGTGGCTTGGGGCCAACGCTTTTTTCCGCGTGAAACAGGGAATTCTCTGTGTGGGTACGACGGTCTATCTACTCGATGACAGGACCCTTGAAGAAAAATGGAATAACCGCGTTACCGGTGCCGAGCGGAGTGAGAGCTTTCGCGGCCGCGCTGCTGTGACCACCGACCGCATACTGCTTCCGCAGCGAGACCGAATCGTCGTCCTGAATCTCAATGACGGGAAAACCATCGCACAATTCCCCACTGATTCACCTGGCAGCCTGCTGGCCATTGATGGCCAGATCGTTGTCTCCGACAGCGATTCTCTGCAAAACCATCTCGATTGGACCATCGCGCTGGACCGGCTGCGACGAGAGATAAAAAACAACCTCAGTGATCCTGAACCGGGACTGTCACTCGCAGCAGTGGCGATCACCAATAAGCAAGCGGAAGCCGCAACGGAGGGCGCGGACGCGGCACTGGCAGCATTGCGACGCCACCATTCCGGCGTGGATGGCGATGCCCCCCAACTCTCCGATGCACGATTTCAACATGCGTTTGATCAACTGCTCACCTTCGCCATGATGCCGACCGATGCTGCGCTGCGGCAGGCGATGTACGACCGCGTTGGCAGTATCGCCTCGACGCCGCAACAGGAGGTCGCTTATCAGATCGGCGTTGCCGGTTTCCTCGCCGATTCGAGTAAACCTGAAGCAGCGGTCGATCACTACCAGGCGGTTCTCGCCGACACCACCCTCTCGTCACAGCTTTACCATCGCGGATCGGTGACGCGCGAAGCCGGCATGGAAGCGCGTCTTCGTATTGCTGATCTCATCCAAGCCAACGGCATCAAGGTTTACGCCAAGTACGAAGCACAAGCCGCCGATCGGCTGCACGAACTTCAGAACACCGCCGACGCCATACAACTTCTTGAAGTGGCGCGGCAATACCCGCTCTCCGGATCAGCACCGTCCGCGTTGCTCGCGGCGGCCAACGTCCTTGCCGCCGCTGGTGACACGAATAGTGCGATTGTGCAGTTGCGTCGGGTGTACAACTATGGCCCGGAAACCAATGTCTATGCGCAGGCGATTGGAAGGCTCGTTGAAATTTACGAATCAACCGGCCGCACGCGGGAGGCACGTTTCTGGCTTGAGCAGACCCGCCGCCTGAATCCGAAACTCCAGCCCATTCGTGCTGGCACACCGATCGACACCGCAACGTGGCTGGAGGAACTGGCTGCAAAACCATCCCTCGAATCTCCCCTGCCCGTCATTACGACCCCGCTTGCTCAACCTCGTGTCCTCACCGGACGATTGCTCATTCCCACCGCACAACTCGAAGAAACCTGGCCTCGCGATCAAATGCTCATCCAGACCGGAGGCAAACTTGCGCTTTTGGCCGGCCCTCATTTAGCGGTCAAGTGGGAAACCGATGTACCCATCGCTCCGCTCACGCTGATCTCGATGAGCGATGGTCAAGCCATCCTCTGGAACGGTGGAGACGGCCGACTCACCGTAATTGATCTCGCTGCCGGTAAACCGCTCTGGCCGGAAAGGCTCGCTCGACCGTTGCTCGACGAGGTCGGCACGGATGCACAACGACTCGCGCAAGCCAGCGTCGAGGAACGCCGCATTATCGAGTTGGCTAACAACGGCCCGCTGATTATTCCCGGACGAAACGTACCACAGCCGGCGGATGACACTTTTTTCCTGCGCGTCAATGATTCGGTGATATGCCTCGGTGACCGTGCCGGCAGGCTTGTAGGAATTGAACGAGCTACCGGCCGTGTTCTGTGGAAACTGCTCTGCCCCATGAATCAACTCGAAAGTCTGGAGATCAGTGAAGACTCGCTCGTGGTTTCAGGCATCACCGCATCAGGCACTGATGCTGCGGGCGGCTCGGTGATCGTTCTCGATGCGTTAACCGGGGAGCAGCGCGGACCAACGCTGGATGACAAACTCCCCGCCATGTGGGCGGGAATGAGCGCGGAAGGTCTGGTATTGCGAGTAACGATTGGCGAGGTCGTGGCAAACAACGTCAAAGATGCCAACGTCGCGTGGCGACTCAAAAGCCCTGAACCAATGGGGATCGTCGTACCTCGCAGCGGAACGACGGTTCTTTTTATGGCTGAGCCCAGCGGCGGGGTTTCGGCGATCCAAACTGCCACGGGCGCTGTCATCGCGAGGTTGAGCATGGCACAGATTTCGATCTCAGCCCGCAGAGCCAATGGTGATATGCGCATCTGGAGCGACGGATCACTGTGGCATCTGATGACGCGCGGGGCCGCCTTAACGCTGGACAAAAATGGAAAGACACAATGGCGCGACGCTGTGGCGCAACCGCAGAAGCAGTTCCTGCGGCAATTGGTCGGCCAGAATCAAGTGGTGCTGGTCAGCCTGGTCGATGGACCGGCCGGAGCGCTGGCGGCTGCACCGCAGGGTCGCCGCTTTATTCAAGTGGGAAATAACGGACCGGTCCTGATCGAACAACAGAATCCGGCGAATGGCGGACCCGTTCAACCAGCCGGAGAAGCTAATGGCCAGAAGGGTTGGACATACAAGCTGTATTTTCTCAACCGGCAGACAGGAATTATCACTCACGAACAGACCCTTGGACCGTTACGAGACGCTTTGGATCCAGCGCGCTCCGTTTTCCTGGACAATGCCTTGATACTCGGCACACGAACCGCAGTGATAATCTTTTCCGGCGAACAGAAAAAATGA
- a CDS encoding carbohydrate kinase, whose translation MASRFSIVGIGEALFDIFPDKQVLGGAPLNVAVHAHQLTAQRGGEGVVVSRVGQDELGQEVVKQLASRGVNTSFLQFDPDRDTGRVYVGLDNQGQPEYEIVREVAWDWLNFDPDTEDLAQKCDAVCFGTLAQRNGQARHAIYRFLDTARRAVRIFDVNLRQNFYDRQILHRSCEAASVVKLNTDELPVVARELGLVGAEGSDHTIGLLFKRYPMLKLVALTRGKLGTVLYTPSGQRLEGEKVSYQPANDADAVGAGDACSAGLLVGMILRWPLERTLALANHVGAYVASQSGATPKLPESILEMVKR comes from the coding sequence ATGGCTAGCCGTTTTTCCATAGTCGGCATTGGTGAAGCACTCTTCGATATCTTCCCTGACAAGCAGGTGCTCGGAGGAGCACCGCTGAATGTCGCAGTCCACGCACACCAACTGACCGCTCAGCGCGGCGGCGAAGGTGTCGTGGTCAGCCGGGTTGGACAGGATGAGCTTGGTCAGGAAGTGGTGAAACAGCTTGCCAGCCGTGGAGTGAACACATCATTTCTGCAATTCGACCCTGATCGTGATACCGGCCGAGTTTATGTAGGTCTCGACAATCAAGGCCAGCCGGAATACGAAATCGTACGCGAGGTGGCGTGGGATTGGTTGAACTTCGACCCTGATACCGAGGACTTGGCGCAGAAGTGCGATGCTGTCTGCTTTGGCACACTTGCGCAGCGTAACGGTCAGGCACGACACGCGATTTACCGGTTTCTCGATACTGCTCGGCGGGCGGTACGGATCTTCGACGTGAACCTGCGACAGAACTTTTATGATCGGCAAATACTTCATCGAAGCTGTGAAGCAGCTTCGGTGGTGAAGCTCAACACGGATGAGTTGCCGGTGGTCGCGCGTGAGCTGGGACTGGTTGGTGCTGAGGGTTCTGATCACACCATCGGTCTGCTTTTCAAGCGATATCCAATGCTGAAACTGGTCGCGCTGACCCGCGGGAAACTCGGCACGGTTCTCTACACACCCTCTGGTCAGCGTCTTGAGGGCGAAAAGGTCAGCTATCAACCCGCCAACGATGCGGACGCGGTTGGCGCAGGTGATGCGTGCAGTGCGGGGTTGCTCGTAGGAATGATCCTTCGTTGGCCGCTGGAGCGCACGCTTGCATTAGCAAATCATGTCGGTGCCTACGTCGCGAGCCAGAGCGGAGCGACACCGAAGTTACCCGAGAGCATTCTGGAAATGGTCAAAAGATAA